The Verrucomicrobium spinosum DSM 4136 = JCM 18804 genome includes a region encoding these proteins:
- a CDS encoding redox-sensing transcriptional repressor Rex, translating into MTRIEIPRKTVYRLSIYQRCLQKLKDNMMETVSSEALAKAAGVKSTQLRKDLTYFGQFGTRGLGYNVAGLSGAIGEVLGRSRLQPVILVGVGNLGAALLRYGGFQKEGFEIVSAFDVRPDPKRMKGLKIPLMDAKELSSFIRENHIKMAILTVPATHGQEVVNEMVAAGIQAILNFSPVVLDVPKNVVVNNVDLAVELENLSYFIR; encoded by the coding sequence GTGACAAGAATCGAAATCCCCCGGAAAACAGTTTACCGCCTCTCGATTTACCAGCGATGCCTGCAGAAACTGAAGGACAACATGATGGAGACGGTCTCCTCTGAAGCTCTAGCCAAAGCGGCGGGGGTGAAGTCCACACAGTTGCGCAAAGACCTGACCTACTTCGGCCAGTTTGGCACCCGTGGCCTGGGCTACAATGTCGCTGGGCTGAGCGGTGCGATTGGAGAGGTGCTGGGGCGTTCTCGTCTCCAGCCCGTCATTCTGGTGGGGGTTGGGAATCTGGGTGCGGCGTTGCTCCGCTACGGCGGATTCCAGAAGGAGGGTTTCGAGATCGTTTCCGCGTTCGACGTCCGACCCGATCCCAAGCGGATGAAGGGTCTCAAGATCCCCTTGATGGACGCCAAGGAGCTCTCCTCCTTCATCCGGGAGAACCACATCAAGATGGCCATCCTCACGGTTCCTGCGACCCACGGACAGGAAGTGGTGAATGAGATGGTGGCGGCCGGGATTCAGGCCATCCTCAATTTCTCCCCGGTGGTGCTCGACGTCCCCAAGAATGTCGTGGTGAACAACGTGGACCTCGCCGTGGAGCTGGAGAATTTGAGCTACTTCATCCGATAG
- a CDS encoding LysR family transcriptional regulator — MNVHHLELFFYVARHGGVSAAARHIPYGIQQPAISAQILQLEDNLGVTLFRRRPFQLTREGQVLFAYIEPFFAGLDDMARRLRGGVDNRLRIAAPEIVQREYLPELLVRMKQRVPGFHFTLTQGRQQEIEALLESQEIDLGLSVLTDKAGPNIQIREVATLSMVLLVSESSGIQHAQEILEQDRIELPLITLSSFEGVSRTFQAYLRTRGVDWLPGLELGGLDLVNRYVEGGFGVGLSLQLPKMKMAPGVRELPLPGAPPVTFGALWAGKLTAPAEVFVREAELLAGELFSR, encoded by the coding sequence ATGAACGTCCACCATCTTGAGCTGTTTTTCTACGTGGCCCGGCATGGCGGGGTGAGCGCGGCCGCCCGGCACATCCCCTACGGCATCCAGCAGCCAGCCATCAGCGCACAGATTCTGCAACTGGAGGACAACCTCGGTGTCACCTTGTTTCGGCGGCGACCTTTCCAGCTCACGAGGGAGGGGCAGGTCCTCTTCGCCTATATAGAGCCATTTTTCGCAGGACTGGATGACATGGCCCGGCGTCTGCGGGGTGGGGTGGACAACCGGCTCCGCATTGCCGCGCCTGAAATCGTGCAGCGGGAGTACCTGCCTGAGCTCCTGGTCAGGATGAAACAGCGTGTGCCCGGGTTTCATTTTACCCTCACGCAGGGGCGGCAGCAGGAAATCGAGGCTCTGCTGGAGTCTCAGGAGATTGATCTGGGCCTCTCGGTGCTGACCGACAAAGCAGGGCCCAACATTCAGATTCGCGAGGTGGCCACGCTTTCCATGGTGTTGCTGGTCTCCGAATCGAGCGGCATCCAGCATGCCCAAGAGATTCTGGAGCAGGATCGAATTGAGCTGCCCCTCATCACGCTCAGTTCCTTCGAAGGCGTCAGCCGCACCTTCCAGGCCTACCTTCGTACCCGGGGGGTGGACTGGCTGCCTGGTCTGGAGCTGGGCGGGCTGGATCTGGTGAACCGGTATGTGGAGGGCGGGTTTGGCGTGGGACTCAGCCTCCAGCTGCCGAAGATGAAGATGGCACCCGGGGTCAGAGAGCTGCCTTTGCCCGGTGCGCCGCCTGTCACCTTCGGCGCACTTTGGGCGGGCAAACTCACGGCTCCGGCGGAAGTCTTCGTGCGGGAGGCCGAGTTGCTGGCTGGCGAGTTGTTTTCAAGATGA
- a CDS encoding tetratricopeptide repeat protein gives MTEADLAPQQKNLWLKGVSAYQLKNFDYAISLVLTVVKQAPEFLDGRKLLRRAEGEKFRSQKKGLFGGGLSMGGIKLGPASKKDPWEQIADLEENVFQKDPYNAGANQTLYDLAMRLGQNHLASLALETIKEGQPTNTRNMHQLAVHYMAIDEPEKASETYRQILKHDPTDMDAIKGEKDAAAKTSMMRQGWQDQGGFDKAKRDKDQSNRDEALNRQGMTPEQMQSLLLQLAADYEKDPNNVNVVRKIADLYDRLDDLDSALSYYDWAAQLAPGDVALQARIEQVRNKAGEKHIQQMEAEIEANPDAEDIEEKREIIRATKRERLSTLLAEAKSKVERNPTDKQYRFDYATILFQAEQYREAIPELQQAKSNPHIRNKALLMLGKCFEKLNMNDLAINAMTEAVKEIPAFNNEKKEILYELGKTYQKVGKADDYLNCMKEIYNNDYGYKDVASRVESSYA, from the coding sequence ATGACAGAAGCCGATCTTGCCCCTCAGCAGAAAAACTTGTGGCTCAAAGGTGTCAGTGCCTATCAGCTAAAGAACTTTGACTACGCCATCAGTCTTGTGCTTACCGTGGTCAAGCAGGCACCAGAGTTCCTGGACGGGCGTAAACTGCTGCGCCGGGCCGAAGGTGAGAAATTCCGCAGCCAGAAGAAGGGCCTCTTCGGCGGTGGCTTGAGCATGGGTGGCATCAAGCTGGGGCCTGCCTCCAAGAAGGACCCGTGGGAACAGATCGCTGATCTGGAGGAGAATGTTTTTCAGAAGGATCCCTACAATGCGGGGGCCAACCAGACACTGTATGACCTGGCCATGCGCCTGGGGCAGAACCATCTGGCTTCCTTGGCGCTGGAGACCATCAAAGAGGGGCAGCCGACCAATACGAGGAACATGCACCAGCTGGCTGTGCACTACATGGCCATTGATGAGCCGGAGAAGGCCAGCGAAACCTATCGCCAGATCCTGAAGCATGATCCGACCGACATGGACGCCATCAAGGGCGAAAAGGATGCGGCGGCCAAGACTTCCATGATGCGCCAGGGCTGGCAGGATCAGGGTGGCTTCGACAAGGCAAAGCGCGACAAGGACCAGTCCAATCGCGACGAGGCTCTCAACCGGCAAGGGATGACCCCAGAGCAGATGCAATCCCTGCTTCTCCAGCTGGCTGCGGACTACGAAAAGGATCCGAACAACGTCAACGTGGTGAGGAAGATAGCCGATCTGTACGACCGCCTCGACGATCTGGACAGTGCCCTGAGCTATTACGACTGGGCCGCTCAACTCGCCCCAGGTGACGTGGCACTGCAGGCCCGTATCGAGCAGGTGCGCAACAAGGCCGGCGAAAAGCACATTCAGCAGATGGAAGCTGAGATTGAGGCCAATCCTGACGCCGAAGACATCGAGGAGAAGCGGGAGATTATTCGCGCCACCAAGCGCGAGCGTCTCTCCACCCTTCTCGCAGAGGCCAAGTCCAAGGTGGAACGCAACCCCACGGACAAGCAGTACCGTTTCGACTACGCCACGATCCTCTTCCAGGCAGAGCAGTACCGCGAGGCCATCCCCGAGCTTCAGCAGGCCAAGAGCAACCCGCACATCCGCAACAAGGCGCTGCTCATGCTGGGCAAGTGCTTTGAGAAGCTCAACATGAACGACTTGGCCATCAACGCGATGACCGAGGCTGTGAAGGAAATCCCGGCCTTCAACAACGAGAAGAAGGAGATCCTCTACGAACTGGGCAAGACCTACCAAAAGGTGGGTAAAGCTGACGATTACCTCAACTGCATGAAGGAGATCTACAACAACGACTACGGCTACAAAGACGTGGCGTCGCGTGTGGAGTCGTCCTACGCTTGA